DNA from Geobacter sulfurreducens PCA:
GACACGACAAAAAAGGGACCGGATTCGCAATCCGGTCCCTGAGCGGTAGCAATAGGCATCTGCCCTCTCCCCCTTCGCACCGCAACGGCGCCGCGTGCAGAGGGGCGACAGGCTATCCGGCCATGACGCCCTGCATCCCGTACCCCCGCCCGGACGCCCTGCCGGCGCCGCATCCGGTCACCTGCCGGTAGTATGCATCGTGGCGCGGGGAGGAGAGGATGGTGCGGATTGTGCCGTCGACCCGCTGACGCGAGACGTAGAGCTGATAGACGTATCCCGACATCTTCGTGTCGCCGATGATGATGTAGCCGTTGATCATGCCGTCCTTCAGGTAGACCCGGCGCCAGACGTCGCCCCGCTGCCAGGTGACCGGCTCGCCCGTGAAGCTGCCCGCCGAGACGATGGGAAAGTCGATGTGCTTCTTGAGCACGTTCGTATTGACCGAGCCGGCGTAGCTGCCGTCGCCGTTCAACAGGTGCCGTGCGGCGGTGCGGGCCTGGCGCATGGCGTTGGGATAGGTGGCATAAACCCCGGCCTCGCCGGTGACCGCATGGGGGGTGACGGCCACGTCCCCGGCTGCGTAGATGCCCGCTTCCGCCAGCATCTGCCGGTCCGACGGCACCCCCTTGTCGTCGCCGCGCAGGGGCTCCGAGTTGGGGGAGACTCCGATTGCCACGATCAGCAGCTTCGTCTCCCTGGCGGTGCCGTCGGAGAAACGGACCGCTGAGAGCTCTCCCCCCGTGGTCACGATGTCGGCCACCGTGGTCCTGAGCCGGATGTCCATCCCGGTCTTTTCCACCAGTTTCGCGGTGGCGAACTGCCCCCCCTCTTCGTCCGTCATCTGGGACAGGACCCGGGTGTTGCGGTGGACCAGGGTGATGGCGAGCCCGCGGTGCCACAGGGCCAGGGCCGCGTCCACCCCGATGAAGCCGCCGCCGAACACGACCGCCTCGCCCACGTTGTGCTCGCGGATGTAGCGGTCGATGGCAACCATGTCCGACAGAGTCTTGAAACCGAAGACGCCCCGGGTGTCGAGCCAGTCGGGCCGGGGATACCAGCTGCGGGCGCCAGCGGCGTAGAAGAGGCGGTCGTACTGTTCGCTCCGTCCCGATGCGGTCCGCACCAGCCGCCGCTCCGCATCCACCTCCACCACCGGGTCGGCCAGGCGCGGCGTCACGCGGTAGCGGCCGTAGAAGTCGCTCCCCTTCCAGTAGACGGTCTCCAGCGGCTCACCGGCCAGGTAGAAGGGGATGACGCAGGGGGAATAGGGAGCAAATTCCTCGTCACCGCACATGACGATCTCGCCCGCGAATCCGTCGAGCCTGAGCCGCTCGACGAACTCGGCGGCCGCCATTCCCGTCCCCACGGTTACCACCTTCATCACTCACCTCCGCGGCGCCGGGCAAACTCTTTCCGGCGCATCTCCCGCAGCAGTTCGAGGCCGGGCGGCAGTCCTTCCCTGCCAAGGAGGTAGTGCCGCAAGCTTTTGGCGGCCCGTTCGGCGCGGACGGCCCCGTACTCGGCAAAGACGAGGGCGCCGGAATGGCAGGCCTCGACACAGGCTGGAGTCCCCCCTTCCCTGACCCGTGGGGTGCACAGGTCGCACTTGTGGGCCACGTCCCGGCCGTAGTCGGAGCGGTGGGTGGCCTTGAAGGAAATGGCATCGAAGGGGCAGACCATGGCGCACATCGCGCAGGCCTTGCAGCGCGCCGGGTCCAGGATGACCGCGCCGTTTTCCGGGTCCCGGCCCAGGGCGCCCGAGGGGCAGGCATCGAGGCACTCGGCCGGGTCGCAGTGCCGGCAGGAGAGCGGAAATGCCTCCTCGTCGATGCCGAGCACCCGGACATTCACTTCGGTCCGGTCGTCGCCGAGGGCGGCCAGGAGGGAGCCGCCGGGATGGTGCCGCACGGCGCACGCGGTTTCGCAGGCCTTGCAGGCGAGGCACTTTTTGTAATCGACGAATATCCGTTTCATTGCAGGGTCTCCCTCGTCAATGGGCATGGTGATGGTGGCGGGCATGGTCGCGGGGAGAGGCGCAGGGGCACGGCGGGGAGCAGAGCACTGATGCCAGGCGGGTCACTGCCGCCGCGTAGCCGCTGTGGCGGTCGGCCATGATCCGTGCCACGTGGGGGTCCAGAGTCTGCAGGAGCGGTTCCGCCGGCAGTTGTACCACCCTGTCGAAGATATCCGGCAGGCTCTGCCCGGTCTCCCGCTGGAATCGCTCCAGCCGGAGGTCGTCGCCGGTGACCCGGTTCACGGCCAGGTGGACCAGCCCGATGCCGGACTCGCGGGCCAGGGCGGCGGACTGGAGGGCGACGCTCAGGGCGTTGAAGGAGGAATCCGCCACTACCACGCACTGGCCGAACCCCTTGGCAAGGGATCGGCCGAAGTGCTCCATCCCCGCCTGGGTGTCGAGCAGGATCGCCTCGTTCATCCGCAGGGCCAGGTGCCGGATCGTGGCGTCGAGGAGCACGTTCTCGGCGCAGAGGCAACCGCCCCCCGCCTGTTTCACGGTCCCCATCACCAGCAGGCTCAGGTTCTCGGCCACCTTCAGCCCGAGCCGGCTCACCACATCATCCACGTCGGGGTTGAGCTTGAAGAGCGCGCCCCACCCGTTCCGGCCGGGCCTGATCCCGGTCTTCTCCTCGATGTAATCGGCGTGCCGGTTCAGGGGCACGATGCCGGCCGCCTCCTCGTACGGGACGCCGAGGGCGTTGGGCAGGTTCATCTGGGGGTCCTCATCCACGGCGAGGACATGGGTTCCGGCCCCGGCCAGGACCGTGGCGAGGCACGAGGTGAGGGTGGTTTTCCCCACCCCCCCCTTTCCGGTAATCACGACGCGCATTCCGGGCGACTGCGGCTGGCACATGACGACTCCCCTCCCTGTCAGATCCCGAGGGCGGCGCGCCGCTCCATGATGATCTGCTCCATCCGGTCGGCCGTGGCCTTCGGGTCTTCCTCCACGAAGAACCACCCGCCCAGGACATCCTTGGCGTCGCTGGTGAGGATCTTCGTTACCTGCGGTCCGCCCAGGATGGGCGGCAGCGGCCACAGGTGCACGGGAATGCCCGAGCCGACGAAATAGGTGCCGATGGCGACCGCCTTCTCCGTGGTCCATTCGGGCGCGGACCCGACCAGGGGCAGATCGGAAATGTCCACCTGCAGGTGATCCGCCAGGGCCCCGGCCAGGTTGAGCATCCGCGAGCAGTCGACGCACGAGCCCATGTGGAGGACCGGTGGAATCCCCAGCTGGCCGCATACCGCCTGGAGCCCCGGTCCGGCCAGCTCGCGGGCGGGCAGGTCCATGAGCCCCGACTTTGCCGCGGCAATGGCCCAGCAGCCGGTGCCGATCACGAGGATGTCGCGCTTGATCAGCTCCTCGGTCAGGGTGCGGTGGAAGAAATCCTGCTGCACCTTCACGTTGTTGCAGCCGACGATGCCGGCGACCCCCTTGATGGTCCCCGTGACAATCAGGTCGATCAGGGGCTGGGGCGTTCCGCCGAGCGCCTTGAGGATCTCCTCCACGGTGAAGCCGACAATGGCGGTGCTGGTGTGCTGCGGGATGTAGACACGGGCCTTGTTGCGGTTCGGGAAGGCGTCGATGGCGGTCTTGATGATGCGGGTGGCGATGGCGTCGGCCTCGTGCTCTTCGAACTGGATGTGGAGCGCGCCGGGGATCTTGGCCTGTTCGCTCGTGGTGACGAACTTGGTGTGGAAGCAGGAGGCGAGATCGGCCAGGGCCGGGTAGATGCACTGCACGTCCACCACCATGGCGTCGACGGCACCGGTCATGATGGCCAGCTCGCTGTGGGACTCGTTCCCCGCCATGCCGACCCCCTGGCGCAGCAGCACCTCGTTGCCGGTGCAGCAGAGCCCCACCACGTTGACCCGCTTGGCCCCCACGGCCTCGGCCGCGGCGCGACATTCGGGGGACTGGGCCATCTCCACCACCTTGGCCGACAGGATGGGCTCGTGGCCGTGGACCACCACGTTGACGCTCTCCGCCTCCAGCACGCCGAGATTGGCCTTCACCGGCCTGATGATGGGCGAGCCGAGCAGGATGTCCTGCAGCTCGGTGGCGATCAGGGAGCCCCCCCAGCCGTCGGAAAGGGAGCAGCGGACAGATTGGGCCACCAGGGAAAGGGGATCGTGGTCGCAGCCGAAGTGGGTGCGGTGCAGGATGTCAACGGCCTCCCGGTCGATGGCCCGCGGCAGGAGCCCGGTCTTCGCGCCCGTGGTGCGGTAGAGGGTCTCCTCCAGCTCCCGCAGGCGCTGGAACCGCTTCTTGGGCATGTACTTCTCCATGAAGACGATGGGCTCTTCCCCCTGGTTGCCGAAACAGTCGATGGCCACCGCTGCCACGTCGCCGGCTATCTCGGCGGTCGACCGGCCGGCCGTGGGGATGCCCAGGCGCTCCGCAACCGCCGTGAGCTTGTCCGGGTCGGCAATGTGGTAGTCGGTGTTGCTGCCGTTGGCCACCGCCTTGAGGAGCAGCGCCACCTTCCGGCCGTGATCGGAGTGGGAGGAGGAACCAACCGCGGCCATCCGGGCCAAGTTGCGCGCCACCATCGTATCGGCGGTGGCCCCGCAGACCCCGCGGGTGGGGCCGTCGCCGAAGGGGTCGATCCGGCACGGTCCCATGGAGCAGATCCGGCAGCAGGTGCCGAGCTGGCCGTAGCTGCATTGGGGCTGCTGCTGTTCGTAACGCTCCCAGATGGTTGCGTATCCTTCGCGGTCGGCGATACGCAGCATCTCCTTCGCGGCCGGATCGATACTGCGGCTGTCATGACCGTTGCGTGCCTGGTCCATATGCTCCTCCCTCGCGTTGTGCAGGTGTGGTTTTCCTACCTGTAGCCGAAGTGACCATGAAATGCCAGCCGACACTTGCGGAAGGTGTCTGGGACTTGTGAACGGTGGGAAACGGGGAGTGAACCGCCGGCGCTACTTCAGGCCGAGATCCGTCAGGAAGCGCTGCATCTTGTCGCGGCTCACCGGGAGGCGGACTTCGCCCCCACCCGCCGCGACGGTGCACTCGCTGCTTTCCCGGTGGACTTTCCTGACCTTGGCGAGGTTGACCAGGTAGCTGCGGTGGATGCGGTAGAAGATGTCCTCGGAGAGCCGTTTTTCCATGGCCCCCAGGGACAGGTCGCTGTGGAATTCGCCCGCTTCGGTATAGATGAGGGAGTAGATATTGTCCGCCTTCAGGTAGACGATCTCCTCAGGCCTGAGCAGGTGGATGTCGCCGCGGGAAGTGACCGGCACCCGCGTGAGCTTTCGCTCGGCAACGATGAAGGGGGTGATGTCGTAAAACAGGGCGCAGATCTTTTCGCTGGCGGGGTCCCGCTCCGCCACGGTGATCAGCTTGACGAGGAGGTAGCGGTCGTGCCCCTCGCTGGTGATGAACTTGAGGGAAAGAGGGATGTGCCGCTGCGCCTGGCGGGCCAGCCGCAGGGTCTCCTTCACCTTTTCCCGCGCCGCCTCGTCGTGGATATCCAGGAGATCCCCCGCAAAGATGCGCTCACGGGGGATATGCCCGAAAATCATGAACACCATGCTGCTGACGGAGGAAATGGTCAGGTCGTCGTTGAAGATCACGACCCCCGGTTCCATCTGTTCGATCATGGAGAGGATGCGGTTCATGGCGATGCTGCTCCTCGACGGCTGCAGGGTTCCGAGAGGTATATCATCGGCCGCGGGGTCGAGTCAATTCCTCCCCGCGCGGCGTGGCCCCGCCCAAGGCCGACCGGGGCGGCTCCGCAACGATAGAATTCACTAATAGGATTTGTCTGATAAAATGATAACTTCACAATCGACACAGAAAAACACCACGGCACCATCCGGGCGTGACGGAGGATTCTGCTGCCGAGTGACAACCGAAAGGCAAAATCGCCGACGAAGTGAACCACTCCACTATCCCAGGACCATGAAAGGAGCCGATGCATGAGTGCTGACAACGAGAGCAGAACAGGCAGGCGGGC
Protein-coding regions in this window:
- a CDS encoding NAD(P)/FAD-dependent oxidoreductase gives rise to the protein MKVVTVGTGMAAAEFVERLRLDGFAGEIVMCGDEEFAPYSPCVIPFYLAGEPLETVYWKGSDFYGRYRVTPRLADPVVEVDAERRLVRTASGRSEQYDRLFYAAGARSWYPRPDWLDTRGVFGFKTLSDMVAIDRYIREHNVGEAVVFGGGFIGVDAALALWHRGLAITLVHRNTRVLSQMTDEEGGQFATAKLVEKTGMDIRLRTTVADIVTTGGELSAVRFSDGTARETKLLIVAIGVSPNSEPLRGDDKGVPSDRQMLAEAGIYAAGDVAVTPHAVTGEAGVYATYPNAMRQARTAARHLLNGDGSYAGSVNTNVLKKHIDFPIVSAGSFTGEPVTWQRGDVWRRVYLKDGMINGYIIIGDTKMSGYVYQLYVSRQRVDGTIRTILSSPRHDAYYRQVTGCGAGRASGRGYGMQGVMAG
- a CDS encoding 4Fe-4S dicluster domain-containing protein, which translates into the protein MKRIFVDYKKCLACKACETACAVRHHPGGSLLAALGDDRTEVNVRVLGIDEEAFPLSCRHCDPAECLDACPSGALGRDPENGAVILDPARCKACAMCAMVCPFDAISFKATHRSDYGRDVAHKCDLCTPRVREGGTPACVEACHSGALVFAEYGAVRAERAAKSLRHYLLGREGLPPGLELLREMRRKEFARRRGGE
- a CDS encoding AAA family ATPase — its product is MCQPQSPGMRVVITGKGGVGKTTLTSCLATVLAGAGTHVLAVDEDPQMNLPNALGVPYEEAAGIVPLNRHADYIEEKTGIRPGRNGWGALFKLNPDVDDVVSRLGLKVAENLSLLVMGTVKQAGGGCLCAENVLLDATIRHLALRMNEAILLDTQAGMEHFGRSLAKGFGQCVVVADSSFNALSVALQSAALARESGIGLVHLAVNRVTGDDLRLERFQRETGQSLPDIFDRVVQLPAEPLLQTLDPHVARIMADRHSGYAAAVTRLASVLCSPPCPCASPRDHARHHHHAH
- the cooS gene encoding anaerobic carbon-monoxide dehydrogenase catalytic subunit, coding for MDQARNGHDSRSIDPAAKEMLRIADREGYATIWERYEQQQPQCSYGQLGTCCRICSMGPCRIDPFGDGPTRGVCGATADTMVARNLARMAAVGSSSHSDHGRKVALLLKAVANGSNTDYHIADPDKLTAVAERLGIPTAGRSTAEIAGDVAAVAIDCFGNQGEEPIVFMEKYMPKKRFQRLRELEETLYRTTGAKTGLLPRAIDREAVDILHRTHFGCDHDPLSLVAQSVRCSLSDGWGGSLIATELQDILLGSPIIRPVKANLGVLEAESVNVVVHGHEPILSAKVVEMAQSPECRAAAEAVGAKRVNVVGLCCTGNEVLLRQGVGMAGNESHSELAIMTGAVDAMVVDVQCIYPALADLASCFHTKFVTTSEQAKIPGALHIQFEEHEADAIATRIIKTAIDAFPNRNKARVYIPQHTSTAIVGFTVEEILKALGGTPQPLIDLIVTGTIKGVAGIVGCNNVKVQQDFFHRTLTEELIKRDILVIGTGCWAIAAAKSGLMDLPARELAGPGLQAVCGQLGIPPVLHMGSCVDCSRMLNLAGALADHLQVDISDLPLVGSAPEWTTEKAVAIGTYFVGSGIPVHLWPLPPILGGPQVTKILTSDAKDVLGGWFFVEEDPKATADRMEQIIMERRAALGI
- a CDS encoding LytTR family transcriptional regulator DNA-binding domain-containing protein, with protein sequence MNRILSMIEQMEPGVVIFNDDLTISSVSSMVFMIFGHIPRERIFAGDLLDIHDEAAREKVKETLRLARQAQRHIPLSLKFITSEGHDRYLLVKLITVAERDPASEKICALFYDITPFIVAERKLTRVPVTSRGDIHLLRPEEIVYLKADNIYSLIYTEAGEFHSDLSLGAMEKRLSEDIFYRIHRSYLVNLAKVRKVHRESSECTVAAGGGEVRLPVSRDKMQRFLTDLGLK